One stretch of Armigeres subalbatus isolate Guangzhou_Male chromosome 2, GZ_Asu_2, whole genome shotgun sequence DNA includes these proteins:
- the LOC134216854 gene encoding protein D2-like, whose amino-acid sequence MSISRLQSCATLARGLFASTSVRLFASSVAKSMDKHQVVPDVIPVAPAEVAKVSYASGVVVNEGNELTPTQVKDIPKVEWTADSSALYTLCMTDPDAPSRKEPTYREWHHWLVGNIPGGDVAKGETLSEYVGSGPPQGTGLHRYVFLVYKQNGGKLTFDEPRLTNRSGDNRGGFSISKFANKYNLGNPVAGNFYQAEWDDYVPLLYKQLGA is encoded by the coding sequence ATGTCAATCAGCCGGCTGCAATCGTGTGCAACACTCGCTCGGGGACTTTTCGCATCCACTTCGGTTCGCTTGTTTGCTTCATCCGTGGCCAAAAGTATGGATAAACACCAAGTCGTTCCGGATGTTATTCCGGTAGCTCCAGCCGAAGTAGCGAAGGTGAGTTACGCAAGCGGTGTCGTTGTCAACGAGGGAAATGAACTGACCCCAACCCAGGTGAAGGACATTCCGAAAGTGGAGTGGACCGCGGACAGTTCCGCTCTGTACACTTTGTGTATGACCGATCCGGATGCTCCTAGTCGCAAGGAGCCAACATACCGTGAGTGGCACCACTGGCTGGTGGGTAACATCCCGGGAGGTGATGTGGCCAAGGGCGAAACCCTGTCGGAATACGTCGGCTCGGGACCTCCGCAGGGAACTGGCTTGCACCGGTATGTTTTCCTGGTGTACAAGCAGAATGGTGGCAAGCTGACCTTTGATGAGCCGCGCCTGACTAACCGCAGCGGTGATAACCGTGGGGGATTTTCAATCAGCAAGTTTGCCAATAAGTACAACCTGGGCAATCCAGTGGCTGGAAACTTCTACCAAGCCGAGTGGGATGACTATGTTCCGCTGCTATACAAACAGCTCGGTGCTTAA